The following are encoded in a window of Castanea sativa cultivar Marrone di Chiusa Pesio chromosome 5, ASM4071231v1 genomic DNA:
- the LOC142636497 gene encoding casein kinase 1-like protein HD16, which yields MPVLRSEVRKSRARAAAEAKQNQNQRPQPKQKEPRKPLKNRIEVGEAIATRTRRRSAAAAAANTNTNNNNNNNNKKQRVGNEDVGAAKAAEKKKKKEEEENRSLEKEEEEGEKEMDDNESGGRSNDKAHAGGDDEGSVAPIPDRVQVGGSPVYKTERKLGKGGFGQVYVGRRVSAVNTNDRTTVSGAVEVALKFEHKSSKGCNYGPPSEWQVYTTLGGSHGVPRVHYKGQQGNYYVMVMDMLGPSLWDVWNNNSHIMSTEMVACIAIEAISILEKMHSRGYVHGDVKPENFLLGTPGTPDEKKLFLVDLGLASRWRDSNTGLHVDYDQRPDVFRGTVRYASVHAHLGRTGSRRDDLESLAYTLIFLLRGRLPWQGYQGDNKGFLVCKKKMATSPEVMCGLCPQPFRKFVEHVVNLKFDEEPEYAKYISLFDEIICPNFDIRPINTEGAQKLIGHKRARLAMEEEEEDGQPKKKVRNGLPAKQWISVYNGREPMKQRYHYNVADIRLSQHIDKGYEDGLYVSSVASCQNLWALIMDAGTGFTSQVYELSPCFLHKEWIMDQWEKNYYISAIAGATNGSSLVIMSKGTHYVQQSYKVSESFPYKWINKKWREGFFVTTMATSGNRWGIVMSRGAAFSRQVVELDFHYPSEGIHRRWDYGYRITATAATCDQAAFVLSVPKRRHTEDDSTQETLRTSTFPSTHVKEKWTRNLYIASFCYGRTVS from the exons ATGCCGGTACTGCGTAGCGAAGTGCGCAAGAGCCGGGCAAGAGCAGCAGCAGAAGCGAAGCAGAATCAGAATCAGAGACCGCAGCCGAAGCAGAAAGAGCCGAGGAAGCCGTTGAAGAATCGAATCGAAGTAGGGGAGGCTATTGCGACCAGGACGCGGCGGAGGAGTGCGGCGGCCGCGGCAGCGAATACCAataccaacaacaacaacaacaacaacaataagaaGCAGAGAGTGGGCAATGAGGACGTAGGCGCCGCGAAAGccgcagagaagaagaagaagaaggaggaggaagagaatCGGAGTTtggagaaggaggaggaggaaggggAGAAGGAGATGGATGATAATGAGAGTGGGGGGAGAAGTAATGATAAGGCACATGCCGGTGGCGATGATGAAGGAAGCGTCGCTCCTATTCCTGATAGG GTTCAGGTTGGTGGTTCCCCAGTGTACAAAACAGAGAGAAAGTTGGGCAAGGGTGGGTTTGGACAAGTTTATGTTGGGCGGCGTGTTTCTGCTGTAAATACAAATGACAGAACTACCGTATCTGGAGCTGTTGAG GTGGCCTTAAAATTTGAGCACAAAAGTAGCAAAGGATGTAATTATGGACCACCATCTGAGTGGCAGGTGTACAC TACTCTTGGTGGCAGTCATGGAGTACCTCGTGTACACTATAAAGGTCAACAGGGCAACTATTATGTCATG GTTATGGATATGCTCGGTCCGAGCTTGTGGGATGTTTGGAATAATAATTCTCATAT AATGTCCACTGAAATGGTTGCATGTATTGCCATTGAAGCAATATCCATTTTGGAGAAGATGCACTCTCGAGG ATATGTGCATGGGGATGTAAAGCCAGAAAATTTTCTGCTTGGTACTCCAGGAACTCCTGACGAGAAAAAACTGTTCCTAGTTGATCTTGGGTTAG CTTCTAGGTGGAGAGATAGTAATACTGGATTGCATGTTGACTATGACCAAAGACCAGATGTTTTCAG GGGAACAGTGCGTTATGCTAGTGTACATGCTCATTTAGGGAGAACTGGTAGCAGGAGAGATGATCTAGAATCTCTTGCATATACACTGATTTTCCTTCTCCGAGGTCGTCTGCCTTGGCAAGGGTATCAG GGAGACAATAAGGGGTTCCTTGTTTGCAAGAAGAAGATGGCAACTTCTCCAGAAGTGATGTGCGGCCTTTGTCCACAGCCTTTCAGAAAATTTGTTGAACATGTGGTGAACTTGAAGTTTGATGAAGAACCGGAATATGCAAAATACATTTCGCTGTTTGATGAAATTATCTGCCCAAATTTTGACATCCGGCCAATCAACACAGAGGGTGCACAAAAG CTTATTGGTCATAAGAGAGCCCGTTTGGCTatggaggaggaagaagaggatGGTCAACCGAAGAAGAAGGTGCGTAACGGCTTGCCAGCTAAACAATGGATTAGTGTTTACAATGGGCGTGAACCTATGAAGCAAAG GTATCATTACAATGTGGCAGATATAAGGCTGTCCCAGCACATTGATAAAGGATATGAGGACGGATTATATGTCAGCAGTGTAGCTTCATGTCAGAACCTTTGGGCCCTAATTATGGATGCAGGCACTGGCTTTACTTCACAAGTTTATGAACTTTCACCATGTTTTCTTCACAAG GAATGGATAATGGACCAGTGGGAAAAGAACTATTATATCAGTGCAATAGCTGGAGCTACAAATGGGAGCTCCTTAGTAATAATGTCTAAGG GTACGCATTATGTGCAGCAGTCATACAAAGTTAGTGAATCATTTCCTTATAAGTGGATAAACAAAAAATGGAGAGAGGGCTTCTTCGTAACTACTATGGCCACCTCTGGGAACAGATGGGGAATTGTCATGTCTCGCGGTGCAGCATTTTCTCGACAG GTTGTTGAACTAGATTTCCATTACCCTAGTGAAGGTATTCACCGGCGGTGGGATTATGGATATCGAATCACAGCAACTGCAGCAACTTGCGATCAGGCAGCTTTTGTTCTTAGTGTTCCTAAGAGGAGGCATACAGAAGATGATTCAACTCAAGAAACACTTAGAACGTCTACTTTTCCTAGTACACATGTAAAG GAGAAGTGGACGAGGAATCTTTATATTGCGTCTTTTTGTTATGGACGAACAGTTTCGTGA